AGAACCCGCTTCCCGACGGAAACAGGGTGTATAAGCGCAATGTTTGATTGGAAATTGCACCTCTTTCACAATCTCATCTCTATAAATGTTGGTGACCGGAACTTCGGCTGTAGGGATCAAATAGAGATTGTCGTTTCCGATATAGTACATCTGTCCTTCTTTATCCGGCAATTGCCCCGTGGCAAATGCAGAATCCTCATTCACCAAAATGGGCACCTGAACTTCTTCGTATCCTTCCTCGGCAGCCTGATCCAAAAAGAAATTAATTAATGCACGCTGCAATTTAGCGCCCTTACCTTTATAGATGGGAAAACCTGCTCCGGCAACTTTTACGCCAAGCTCTAAATCAACAATACCGTATTTGATCAATAATTCCCAATGGGGCAATGCCTCCTCCGACAACGCAGGGATTTCGCCATGGCTCAAAACAATTTCGTTATCGTCTGCACTTACTCCTGCCGGAACGGACTGATGCGGTAAATTAGGCAATTGTACGATCTTCTCATTCAATGCTGCCTCAATTGTACCTAGTTGATCTAAAAGTTGCTTTACTTGCTCTTTATATCCCGAAGATTTGGATTTAACGGTTTCAGCTTCTTCTTTTTTACCTTGACGCATCAGATCTCCAATCTTTTTTGCTGCCGCATTAGCCTCTGCCGAAAGTGCATCAGATTCCGATTGGATCTTACGGCGCTCTTCATCTAAACTAATGATTTCGTCGATCAATCCAATTTCCTTGAAATGCTTGACAGCCAATCTTTCGATTACCGTATCCCTGTTCTCACGGATATAATTTAATTGCAACATAATATAAATGTGTTATTTAAAATAGTGAACAAACTTAGATAAATTTGCCTTTATTTACAAGCTATTTTATTCCCATAACACCTTTAGAAAGGCTTTTTGAACCTATTTTATGCGCTTTACTAAGCAATACTTACCTCATCACACAAATATACATCTTGAATAGCGTGAAGCAGTGCTACACCCTCTTGCATCGGTTTTTGAAAGGCTTTACGACCGGATATCAAACCAGTTCCGCCAGCGCGCTTGTTAATAACCGCCGTTTTTACAGCTTCTTGGATGTCATTCTGTCCTGAAGCCCCGCCAGAATTGATCAAGCCTGCCCTACCAGCAAAGCAATTAAGAACCTGGTAGCGGCAGAGGTCAATAGGATGATCGGAAGAAAGCTGTGTATACATCCGTTCATCTAGCTTTCCATAACTGCTTTTCCCCATATTCAGCGCCTTAAAGCCACCGTTCAACTCGGGTAGTTTTTGCTTAATAATATCCGCTTTGATGGTTACGCCCAAATGATTGGCCTGCCCAGTCAGGTCTGCAGCTAAGTGGTAATCTTTATCGCCGACCTTGAAAGCCGAATTACGCAAATAACACCATAGTACCGTCGCCATTCCCAAGGAATGTGCTTCCTCAAATGCTTTTGCTACTTCAATAATCTGCCGGTCTGATTCTTCAGATCCAAAATATATGGTTGCCCCTACCGCAACAGCACCCATATTCCAGGCTTCGCGAATGGTTCCGTACAAGATTTGGTCGGCGCGATTGGGATAGGTCAACAGTTCATTATGATTGATTTTAACCAAAAACGGAATCTTGTGTGCATACTTTCGGGCAACAGCTCCTAATACACCGAAGGTAGAAGCCACGGCATTACAATTCCCTTCCAAAGCTAGCTTGACAATATTTTCCGGATCAAAATACTGTGGATTTGGAGCAAAAGAAGCTCCGGCACTGTGTTCAATACCTTGGTCCACAGGCAATATCGAAAGATACCCGGTATTAGCCAATCGACCCGTTCCAAAAAGTTGGCCCAAACTGCGCAAAACCTGCGGGCTACGATCACTTGAACTGTATACTTGGTCAATAAATTCTGCTTGTGGGAGATGTAGCATTGTTTTGGAAACTGCAGGTTGATCAAATTCTAACAAATAACTCGCTTCTGCACCTAGATGTGCCTGTATTTTTTCGATGTATTGCATAATATATTTATTTTAACGTGATGGAGTTTACCATTATCTTTAAAATAAAACTCTAAAAACCACAGAATGTTTTAGCGCATATTATGTAGTAAAAAAAACTTAACTTTGACCATGTTATATTTAGTTCCAACACCTATTGGCAATCTGGAGGACATGACGTTCCGTGCGGTCAATGTCCTAAAAGAAGTGGACCTCATCTTAGCAGAGGATACAAGGACTAGTGCTCCGCTTTTAAAACATTTTGGAATCGACAAAAAAGTATTTGCGCATCATCAGCACAATGAACATAAAGCGGTCTCTGAAATCATTAAATTTTTAAAAGAGGGACAAAACATTGCTTTGATTTCAGACGCTGGAACACCGGCAATCTCGGATCCGGGATTCTTACTCGTACGTGAGGCCATCAAAGAAGGACTGGAGGTACAGTGCTTACCGGGAGCAACTGCATTCGTACCAGCGCTTGTCAATTCGGGACTTCCCAACGACCGTTTTTGCTTTGAAGGTTTTCTACCCGTAAAAAAAGGAAGACAAACACGCTTAAAAGCTTTGGCAGAAGAAAAAAGAACAATGATCTTCTACGAATCACCACATCGTATTCTCAAAACAATTGAAGAATTTATCACCGTTTTTGGACCAGAAAGACAAGGGTCGATATCTCGTGAGTTGAGCAAACTCTATGAGGAAAATGTGCGCGGAACATTAACTGATTTAAAATTACACTTCGAAAACAATCCGATTAAAGGAGAATTTGTATTTTGTGTAGCAGGATTGGAATAAATTTTAACAATCTTTATGTATTAAAATGTATTTGACATGAACATGGAACAATTTGCACAGGATGGGCAGGACATAAAAATCATCGAAAAATTGGTTTCTAAAGTCCAGGATATGCTTACTCCAGGAGAAAGAATAGATTATATAGCAGTTCAAAAGAAACCTGCAGTGACTATTTTACCGGATAGTATTACCATCAGTAATAAGCGCATATTTATGTGCGAGTTTACTAAATTGGGCTTAGCTACTGATTTCGAAATTTTCGGCTGGCAAGATATCAAAGATATTGCTTTCAAAGAGGAAATCTTCGGTTCGAAAGTGACTGTTATTCCTTTTACTGGGGAGAATTTGAGCATCGATTATATCCCTAAAGTTCAGGCCAGAAAATTATATCAATATATTAAAGCTGCACTTGAAAATTATAAAAAAGCGGAATTGGCCGCCGAAAAAGAGAAAATAGTGATCGCTTCAACTGTGGCAAAAGAAGGGATTATCGAAAGACCGGAAAGTAATGCCGCAGGGCAGCCAGCAGTTACAGCACCTGCTCAATCAGCACCACAATATTATGGGGCTGGTCAGCCAACACCGCAGGCGCCGGTTCAGACACAGCAACCGATCGCATCCACCCCAACTATTCCGACAGTTTCGGCAGCTGCTATCTCACCTGCTGCGGCAAAGGAAGAGGAAGAGGATGAAATTACGTTAAAGCTCAAAAAATTAAAAACGCTCTTCGACAAACAATTGATTACCCAAGAGGAATACGAGAGTAAAAAGAGAGAAGTCTTATCCAGTTTATAATTATAAATGGTAGAAAATATATAGTGAAAAACAACTATTTACTGGCACTTTTAAGTGCCTTTTTATTGTGGTTGGGCTGGCCTCCAATCCCCTATTCCAGTCCATTGTTATTTATTGGATTTGTACCTCTGCTAATTGCTGTGGAAAACATTATCCGAAGTGAAACATGCAAACGAAAAGGCCGTAAAGTGTTTCTTACTGCAGGACTCTCCGCAGTTGTCTGGAACACCGCCTCTATTTATTGGGTATACAACTCCATTTCAGCAGTTATGCCGCCATTTGCAGCTGTCTTAATCAGCTTGATCCCTTTTTGTCTGGGAGCGGCTTTAATGGCGCTGGTTTTCAGACTTTATGCGCAACTACGACGCAAAACAAACATCCTGTTATCCCTCTTCGGATTAATGGGATTCTGGATAAGCTACGAATTTTTACATGAATCCTGGGATTTAGCTTTCCCCTGGATGACATTAGGCAATGGTTTTGCCAGTTTCCACCAATTGGTGCAATGGTATGAAATCACGGGAGTCTATGGTGGAACCATATGGATCTGGCTGGTCAATATCTTGGTCTTTACACTTTACCTGAATCGGGAGGGACTTTATCCGGTCAAACGTAAGATTGTCCCGATTGCTGTATTGACCGCAGTGTTACTAATCCCAAGCACCTACTCGTTGATACGTTACGTTAACTATGAGGAACATCAGAATCCCGCACAAATCGTTGTTGTTCAGCCTAATATTGACCCTTATCTTAAATTCCATATTAGTCCCGAAGAACAATTAAACACCTTATTCTCCTTATCAAATTCAGTCGCTAAACCAAATACCGAGTTTTTTATCTGGCCTGAAACGGCACTTTCACAGAACGGAGATTTCGACGAGGATAATTTTAGGGAAACATACTCTTACCAGCGCATCTTAAAGTTTTTAGATCAGTATAAAAATGGCAATGTACTTTCAGGTATTGAAAGTTATCAGCTGTACAACGATGCCAAAACACCGACTGCACGCGAAATAGCTCCTTATGTTTATCAAGATAATTTCAATGCCGCGACATTGATCGATTATTCTTCCAAACTACAATTTTATCATAAGTCCAAGCTCGTTCCGGGCGTTGAACAAATGCCTTTTGGTGCAGCCATGAACTTCTTAAAACCTCTGTTTAAAGCATTCGGCGGTACTACGGGAGGCTATGGAAAACAGGCCGAACCATCGGTATTTTATGCGCAAAGTGGCATTGGTGCAGCACCGGTCATCTGTTACGAATCCATTTGGGGCAATTATGTTGCTAAGTACGTCAAAAAAGGAGCACAGTTTATTGCGATCATCACCAATGATGGCTGGTGGGGAAATACTTCGGGCAAAGACCAACATTTACAGTACGCTAAACTACGTGCGATTGAGAATAGACGATGGGTGGCTCGCTCGGCCAACACAGGGATCTCTGGCTTCATTAATCAACGCGGAGATATTGTGCAACAGACCAAATGGTGGCAGCCTGCAGCCCTCAATCAGGAAATTAATTTAAATGAAGAAATCACGATCTATACGCAAGCAGGTGATATCGCCGCTTATTTAGGTTTGACGCTCGCATTAGGAGGAATTTTGCTCCTGATCGTGGTCAGACGAAGAAAGGAAGTCATATAATTGAAAAATAGCGCCAATATGAACTAACATTAGCGCTATTTTTCTTTGTCAGAACAGAAAAGCTCTCGCCCTATACCATAAAGGGCAAAAAGGATCTCATTCTTAGAAACCGATTAACTCAGACACCTACCGGCCATAATTAGGAAATTAAAATGATAAAAATTAGTGATTTGATAGCTTTAATTTACTTGAGAGATTTGTAATTTTGCGGCATGCAAGTATATTTTGATAATGCAGCGACTACAGCCTTAGATCCTGAAGTAATAAAAGTAATGATCGATGTGATGGACAATAACTTTGGAAATCCATCCTCTATCCATAGTCACGGACGACAAGTAAAAACAATTGTAGAAAAAGCACGTAAAACGATTGCCAATCTACTTCATGTATCTCCTGCAGAGATATTTTTTACATCGGGTGGAACGGAAGCAGACAATATGGCCATCGTGAGGTCAATAACCGACTTTGGGATAACCCATGCCGTTACCACACCCATTGAGCACCATGCCGTATTACATACATTAGAAGAGCTGCAAAAAGCAGGTAAAGTGCACCTGGATCTGCTTGAAGTTGACGAAAAAGGCAATTTAAATATCAACCAGCTGGAAGAGCTTTTAAAGGGTAACCCACGTACTTTTGTCTCTATTATGCATGCCAATAATGAAATTGGAAATCTCAACGATATTCACCATATCGCCGAGCTATGCCAAAAGTACAATGCCATTTTTCATTCGGACACTGTGCAGACGATGGGGCATTATCCGCATGATCTTGGTAACCTTAAAATAGATTTTATAACTGGAGCTGCACATAAATTTCATGGCCCGAAAGGGGTAGGCTTTCTTTATATTAATGCCAACAATAAAATCAAACCTTTAATCTATGGCGGAGCCCAGGAACGCAATATACGTGGCGGGACAGAAAATGTATATGGCATAGCAGGACTTGCCAAAGCGCTGGAACTTGCCTATGAAAACATGGAAGAACATCATACTTATATACAGGGGCTCAAATCTTATATGATTGATGAGTTGTTGAAAGCAATACCCGACATTGGCTTTAATGGCGTCATCGAACCAGACAAATCATTGTACACCGTATTGAATGTTTCTTTCCCTTGCAGTAACCTCGCTGATATGCTCCTATTCAATTTGGATATTGCCGGCATATCATGCTCTGGCGGAAGCGCCTGCAGCTCAGGGACCGACATAGGCTCTCATGTATTGAATGCGATCAATTCGAGCGCTGAACGCCCCTCGGTGCGTTTTTCTTTTTGTAAAAACAATACCAGAGAGGAAATCGACTTTGTTGTAAAAACGTTAAAGGAACTTTGTACAAAAAACCAATAAAGTCTTCAGATAAATGTTGAGAAGTTATCCCAAATGAAATTAGAGCATCAATCATATGTGCGAATGTTTTAAAGACTAAAATAAGCTTAAAAATAAGAAAGCCGGAAGTTGTACCTCTGGCTTTCTTGTTTTTACATCATTTATAAAAAGTTAACTCAATTTTTCGTCAGCACATAGTATTTGGATATATCTCCGGTAATGTCATTTCCTGAAAGATCCAGCTGACTGAGCATTCCATTTCCAAGTTTGAATTTATAATCTACACCATCTAAGGTAATAATATTGCCATCCAACTTCCACTTTCCTTCGCGAACAAACACATCTTCACTTTTATTTAGATATTTAGATGAGTATTGATAAGTATTGTCAGCATGTAATGAAATTAATGTTTCAATCCCGTCGCAATCCGCACAAGGGAGCACGCCCTTATACTCACCAATCACTACTTCCGCCTTATCTCTTCCTTTAAGATCCTGTAAATTATCTTTATAGACGGCTACACTTTGCTTGGGATTATCACACCCCACCATTCCAATGATCACCCACAAACCCACAATCCAAATATACCTTTTCATCACATTCTAAATTCAAAAAAATCAGCATCTAACAGTTACACCAATAAATTCATAACAAATTAAATACCAAAAATTTAGAAAAGATTAAAAATCATCATCGTCATCGTCTCCCAAAACTGCCAATGCACCCTGCAACTCGCCCAAAGCATGGAAATTACGACTCTTGCGGGCGATCTCGATTCCAGATCGGTATGTAGCAATCGCCGACTCTTCTCTACTTAATTTTTCGTACAATTTACCCAAATGATAGTAGGTTCCTACATATTCTGGATTCGACTGTACTAAATCCTCGAATCTCGACATAGCCTCCTGCTCATTCCCCTGCTTGAGATATTCAGCTGCAATCGCATATTTCAAAAAAGGATCCTCCGGGCTCTCTTTCAGAAATTCATTCAGTTGGTCCAATCGTGTTGACATATTTTTTTATTTCAAACTTAGACAAATTGAACTTTATATCCAATATAATATGTATAGCTGTGATAACGATCTACATTGGTGTATGATAGAATAAAACCATTCAATCATTTAACCCTCGTCACATCTGCCTTTATCCAAAAATTACTATGCTAGCATACAAAATGACAATTTACTGACGAAATAAATGAATTGCCAAAAATCACTTGTTCAAAATATAAAATTACAAAAACAGCAATAAAAGAACTGCATATCTTATAACATCAAAAAAAATAAAGGGAAAATACTTAAAAATTTCAAAAATATTCAATATAGACAACCTGTTATCTCAAGGAATTTTGGTTGATCGGAAACTTTTTAATTAAATGAAAATATGGTAAGTTTGGGTAAAACCAATCGTATATGAAAATATTAGTTTGTATAAGCAATGTCCCTGACACTACATCCAAAATCACTTTTACAAATGACAACACTGCATTTAATACAGCTGGTGTACAATTCATTATAAACCCTTATGATGAAATTGCTTTATCTAAAGCAGTAGAATTGGCCGAAGGTGGAAAAGGAACCGTAACTGTCATCAATGTGGGTGATGCATCGACAGATGCAACCATTCGAAAAGCATTGGCAATTGGCGCAGATAGCGCTGTGCGGATAAATTCCGTTCCCCGAGATGCTTGGTTTGTTGCGAATCAAATAGCAGCATATGCCAAAGACAAGGCATTTGACTTAATTTTAACTGGTCGTGAATCTATCGATTACAATGGTGCTCAAGTGGCGGCAATTATAGGAGAATTGCTACACATCCCATCCGTTTCGATAGCCAAAAAAGTCGAGGTTGCAAGTGATATGGTGACCGTGGAGCGTGAAATTGAGGGTGGGAAAGAAGTGTTAACGGCCAAGTTACCACTCGTCATCGGTACAGCCGAAGGTGTTGCTGAGCCTAAAATACCCAATATGCGTGGTATTATGAGTGCACGAAGCAAACCGCTGGACGTGGTGGAACCGTTCTCCGTAGAACTTCTTGCTCACATTGTCAACTATGAGACACCAGCTCCACGAGGTACGGTCAAACTTGTTGACGCTACTGAGGTAGAAAAATTAGTTTCTCTTCTTCATGATGAAGCTAAAGTTATTTAATCTTTAAACGCTAAAACACTATGTCGATACTTGTATATGTAGAAAATACCGATGGAAAATTCAAAAAATCTGCTTTTGAAGTTGTTTCTTACGCCAAATCCATCGCTGATAACATACAGACTGATGTTGTTGCAATTTCAATCGGAAATGTCGCCGAAGACGAACTTGCTGCTTTGGGCAAATACGGTGCTTCGAAAGTATTAAATGTCAATCAGGAACAACTTGCTTCTTTTGTAAACCAAGCTTATGCTAGTATCATCGCAGAAGCTGTAAAAAGTACGGGTTCGAAATTGCTTGTCCTGTCCAATTCATTTTCCGGAAAAGGTCTTGCTCCTCGCATTGCAGCCAAATTGGAAGCTGGTCTGGCCGATGGCGTGCTCGAATTACCGCACATTACGGACGATAAACTGACGGTCAAAAAAACAGCGTTCTCCAATAAAGCGTTCGCTACGCTCGAACTAACCTCGGATATAAAGGTCATCGCACTAAGTCCAAATGCATATGAAATAAAAGAGACCGGTGGTAATGCCGCTGTCGAAACCTTTACGCCCAATATTGACCAACTTGATTTTTCAACCATGGTTAAGGAGATTGTGCGCGCAACAGACAAAGTTTCTTTACCCGAAGCTGAAATTGTGGTCTCTGCAGGCCGCGGTCTCAAAGGCCCCGAAAACTGGGGAATGATTGAAGAACTTGCGGATGTGCTAGGTGCAGCTACCGCATGTTCGAAACCTGTGTCCGACGCCGGCTGGCGCCCCCATTCGGAACACGTAGGACAAACAGGTATTGTAGTAAGCCCTAATCTCTATATTGCAATTGGTATCTCTGGAGCAATTCAACATTTGGCCGGGGTGAGCTCCTCGAAAACCATTGTTGTCATCAATAAAGATCCCGAAGCTCCATTTTTTAAAGTTGCCGATTATGGAATTGTAGGGGATGTATTCGACATCGTTCCAAAATTGACGCAAGCACTGAAGGCTTATAAAGGTATCTAAACGTTTTATCCCATATATTCTCCCCATTTATTGAAAATGAATGGGGAGTTTTTTATTGGTTATAATTGCATATAAAAGCAAATTTATCTAAGTTTGTAAACCGGTTTGAAATTAAAATGAAGAAAATCAGATTAGATATCGTTGGTTTATCCTATAGTCAAACCCAATCAGGGGCTTATGCCCTGGTATTAGGTGAAGTGGAAGGCAACAGAAGATTACCCATCATCATCGGCAGTCACGAGGCTCAAGCTATTGCTATTCGGATAGAAAAAATGATTCCTAGTCGCCCGCTGACACACGACCTATTTCAATCCTTTGGAGAATCATTTGGAATTCGGCTTATTGAAGTTATTATCTACAATCTAATTGAAGGGATATTTTATGCTAAAATGATCTGTTCCGACGGCAACAAGATTGTAGAGATTGACGCACGCACTTCTGATGCTGTTGCACTTGCAATACGCTTTGAAGCGCCCTTGTATGCCTACGAATTTATTATGTCCTCTGCAGGAATTATTATTGAAGGACATGATTTCGCATTTTTGGAAAATATGGACAAATCCAACAAAGTCCAGGATCCAAGTGTTGTTGAGGTCGAAGAAAAAACACCTTCCAAATCCCCACACAATCCTTTCTCCTCATTGACAAATGAGCAATTGGAACAAGCACTTAATCAGGCATTGACCGAAGAAAACTACGAACGGGCGGCGTTGATTAGGGATGAGATTTCCAAAAGGAAATAGTGCCTTTCATTAGAGCAAAACAAAATTTTAAATAACATCATTTATGTCTATTAAATTAAGATTGACCATCATGAGCTTCTTTCAGTTCTTCGTCTGGGGAGCATGGTTGATTACAATAGCGAACTATTGGTTTGGCACAAAGCAATGGGATGGTACGCAATTTGGAGCCATTTTTGCAACAATGGGAATCGCATCTCTATTTATGCCTACACTGATGGGAATCATTGCAGATCGGTGGATAAATGCAGAAAAATTATATTTTATTCTTCACTTATGTTATGCAGGTGTTTTATTCTATTTACCTCAGGTAAATGATCCAAACACCTTTTTTTATGCGATGCTTGCGGCGATGTGTTTTTATATGCCGACTTTGGCGCTATCGAATTCCATCGCTTATACTGCACTAAATGAAAACAACTATGATCTGGTCAAAGCTTTTCCCCCTATCCGGGTGTTTGGCACGATCGGTTTCATCGTCGCGATGTGGATCACCAATTTAACGGGTAGCAAAGCAACGGCCTTTCAATTTTATATCGCCGGAACTGCAGCGTTGGCATTGAGTCTCTACGCGTTTACGTTACCAAAATGTCCACCGAAAAAATTACAACAGGAAAATGCTTCTTGGACACAACTATTGGGCTTAGAAGCGTTTAAACTCTTTGGAAATTATAAAATGGCTTTATTTTTTATTTTTTCCATGTTCTTAGGCGCAGCACTCCAGTTGACCAACGCCTACGGTGACGTATTCTTGGATGAATTTAAATTCTACCCCAAATTTGCAGAATCTTTCGTCGTGAAATATTCGACGATCATTATGTCGATCTCGCAGATATCCGAAACGCTCTTTATTCTTGCTATTCCATTTTTCCTTAAAAGATTTGGTATAAAAAAGGTGATGCTGATTTCGATGTTAGCCTGGGTATTACGTTTTGGATTGTTCTCCTTTGGTGACCCTGCTGGCGGGCTTTGGATGATTGTATTATCCTGCATTGTATATGGCATGGCCTTTGATTTTTTTAATATTTCAGGCTCACTGTTTGTCGAAACCTCCACAACCTCCAGTATACGCAGTTCTGCCCAAGGTTTGTTTATGATGATGACAAATGGTTTTGGCGCCGTTGTAGGCAGTTTTGCTTCTGGGTGGATCATTGATCAATACTTTACCAAAAGTTTTCAGCATAGCAAAGATTTAGCCCAATACCTGGACACAACAGTGGATAACACTCACTTTCTGCACTTCTTAAAGGAAAGAAATATCTCGATCTTACCTGACGGTGTTTTAAGTGGCAATCTTATGCTAAAAGACTGGCATGATATCTGGCTTGCATTTGCGCTGTACACCTTTGTTATCGCAATTCTTTTTGCCTTATTCTTTAGACATAAACACGAGCGTTAACCGCTAAGCTTAAACTAACAAAAGCCGCAATTAGCGGCTTTTTTTTGCAAAAAGACAGATCGCATGAATGGATCGTATTTTATTGCTATAGATGTTTTTTAATAACATAGGCAGTCGTTTATAACAAAGTTTAAGCACATTTTACCACGACGGGGTTAAAAACAGTGAAAGGTAATCTGGGGAGATTACCTTCACTTTAAAAACAAACTAAATTTTCAGACGTGTTTCACAACAGATCTACACATTAACCCTAACTCTTTATGAATCAAAAATTACTCTATACAAATATAGGAGACATATATTAAGTGTATCTTAAGCTATCTTTAAACTTAAAACAAAGCTAAAGATTTATCTCACCTCTATCGTTTTGGTTGCCACATGCGCTCTATTGAAAAGATCGATCGCCTGAACTTCAATCTGATATTTGCCTGCTTTAAGTTTTGGCAGATTAGCGCCCCATAAATGACTGGATTTTTCAGGATTGGAAGGTCTACGGGTGTGCTTCAATTCAATTGCTGTATCATATTTAGCCAACGAATTTAAAAATGCTGGATCGTTTTCATTTACAAAGTCCATTTCTTTCCATTCCCCCTGATTGATTCTAT
The genomic region above belongs to Sphingobacterium zeae and contains:
- the serS gene encoding serine--tRNA ligase; the protein is MLQLNYIRENRDTVIERLAVKHFKEIGLIDEIISLDEERRKIQSESDALSAEANAAAKKIGDLMRQGKKEEAETVKSKSSGYKEQVKQLLDQLGTIEAALNEKIVQLPNLPHQSVPAGVSADDNEIVLSHGEIPALSEEALPHWELLIKYGIVDLELGVKVAGAGFPIYKGKGAKLQRALINFFLDQAAEEGYEEVQVPILVNEDSAFATGQLPDKEGQMYYIGNDNLYLIPTAEVPVTNIYRDEIVKEVQFPIKHCAYTPCFRREAGSYGAHVRGLNRLHQFDKVETVQIVHPERSYEVLEEMSLYVQGLLQKLELPYRVLRLCGGDMSFTSALTYDMEVYSSAQKRWLEVSSVSNFETYQANRLKVRFKNADGKMQLAHTLNGSALALPRIVAAILENNQTEKGIKIPAVLVPYTKFEYID
- a CDS encoding class I fructose-bisphosphate aldolase, which codes for MQYIEKIQAHLGAEASYLLEFDQPAVSKTMLHLPQAEFIDQVYSSSDRSPQVLRSLGQLFGTGRLANTGYLSILPVDQGIEHSAGASFAPNPQYFDPENIVKLALEGNCNAVASTFGVLGAVARKYAHKIPFLVKINHNELLTYPNRADQILYGTIREAWNMGAVAVGATIYFGSEESDRQIIEVAKAFEEAHSLGMATVLWCYLRNSAFKVGDKDYHLAADLTGQANHLGVTIKADIIKQKLPELNGGFKALNMGKSSYGKLDERMYTQLSSDHPIDLCRYQVLNCFAGRAGLINSGGASGQNDIQEAVKTAVINKRAGGTGLISGRKAFQKPMQEGVALLHAIQDVYLCDEVSIA
- the rsmI gene encoding 16S rRNA (cytidine(1402)-2'-O)-methyltransferase, whose product is MLYLVPTPIGNLEDMTFRAVNVLKEVDLILAEDTRTSAPLLKHFGIDKKVFAHHQHNEHKAVSEIIKFLKEGQNIALISDAGTPAISDPGFLLVREAIKEGLEVQCLPGATAFVPALVNSGLPNDRFCFEGFLPVKKGRQTRLKALAEEKRTMIFYESPHRILKTIEEFITVFGPERQGSISRELSKLYEENVRGTLTDLKLHFENNPIKGEFVFCVAGLE
- a CDS encoding PH domain-containing protein, encoding MNMEQFAQDGQDIKIIEKLVSKVQDMLTPGERIDYIAVQKKPAVTILPDSITISNKRIFMCEFTKLGLATDFEIFGWQDIKDIAFKEEIFGSKVTVIPFTGENLSIDYIPKVQARKLYQYIKAALENYKKAELAAEKEKIVIASTVAKEGIIERPESNAAGQPAVTAPAQSAPQYYGAGQPTPQAPVQTQQPIASTPTIPTVSAAAISPAAAKEEEEDEITLKLKKLKTLFDKQLITQEEYESKKREVLSSL
- the lnt gene encoding apolipoprotein N-acyltransferase codes for the protein MKNNYLLALLSAFLLWLGWPPIPYSSPLLFIGFVPLLIAVENIIRSETCKRKGRKVFLTAGLSAVVWNTASIYWVYNSISAVMPPFAAVLISLIPFCLGAALMALVFRLYAQLRRKTNILLSLFGLMGFWISYEFLHESWDLAFPWMTLGNGFASFHQLVQWYEITGVYGGTIWIWLVNILVFTLYLNREGLYPVKRKIVPIAVLTAVLLIPSTYSLIRYVNYEEHQNPAQIVVVQPNIDPYLKFHISPEEQLNTLFSLSNSVAKPNTEFFIWPETALSQNGDFDEDNFRETYSYQRILKFLDQYKNGNVLSGIESYQLYNDAKTPTAREIAPYVYQDNFNAATLIDYSSKLQFYHKSKLVPGVEQMPFGAAMNFLKPLFKAFGGTTGGYGKQAEPSVFYAQSGIGAAPVICYESIWGNYVAKYVKKGAQFIAIITNDGWWGNTSGKDQHLQYAKLRAIENRRWVARSANTGISGFINQRGDIVQQTKWWQPAALNQEINLNEEITIYTQAGDIAAYLGLTLALGGILLLIVVRRRKEVI
- a CDS encoding cysteine desulfurase family protein, producing the protein MQVYFDNAATTALDPEVIKVMIDVMDNNFGNPSSIHSHGRQVKTIVEKARKTIANLLHVSPAEIFFTSGGTEADNMAIVRSITDFGITHAVTTPIEHHAVLHTLEELQKAGKVHLDLLEVDEKGNLNINQLEELLKGNPRTFVSIMHANNEIGNLNDIHHIAELCQKYNAIFHSDTVQTMGHYPHDLGNLKIDFITGAAHKFHGPKGVGFLYINANNKIKPLIYGGAQERNIRGGTENVYGIAGLAKALELAYENMEEHHTYIQGLKSYMIDELLKAIPDIGFNGVIEPDKSLYTVLNVSFPCSNLADMLLFNLDIAGISCSGGSACSSGTDIGSHVLNAINSSAERPSVRFSFCKNNTREEIDFVVKTLKELCTKNQ
- a CDS encoding copper resistance protein NlpE is translated as MKRYIWIVGLWVIIGMVGCDNPKQSVAVYKDNLQDLKGRDKAEVVIGEYKGVLPCADCDGIETLISLHADNTYQYSSKYLNKSEDVFVREGKWKLDGNIITLDGVDYKFKLGNGMLSQLDLSGNDITGDISKYYVLTKN
- a CDS encoding tetratricopeptide repeat protein; the encoded protein is MSTRLDQLNEFLKESPEDPFLKYAIAAEYLKQGNEQEAMSRFEDLVQSNPEYVGTYYHLGKLYEKLSREESAIATYRSGIEIARKSRNFHALGELQGALAVLGDDDDDDF
- a CDS encoding electron transfer flavoprotein subunit beta/FixA family protein, yielding MKILVCISNVPDTTSKITFTNDNTAFNTAGVQFIINPYDEIALSKAVELAEGGKGTVTVINVGDASTDATIRKALAIGADSAVRINSVPRDAWFVANQIAAYAKDKAFDLILTGRESIDYNGAQVAAIIGELLHIPSVSIAKKVEVASDMVTVEREIEGGKEVLTAKLPLVIGTAEGVAEPKIPNMRGIMSARSKPLDVVEPFSVELLAHIVNYETPAPRGTVKLVDATEVEKLVSLLHDEAKVI